DNA from Amorphoplanes friuliensis DSM 7358:
CAGTCCCGCAGCGGCACCCTGCTGCTCGACGACGGCAGTGAGCTCGCCTTCCCGGCGGAGGCGTTCCAGGCTTCCGGGCTGCGCCTGCTGCGACTCGGGCAGCGCCTCTCCATCGAGTCCGGACCGGACGGCAATGTGATCAAGGTCCAACTTCCTGGAATCAAGTGAGCCTTGTTCATTTCCCGTTCACCTCCGACGGGCAATGATGGGGTGGTGACCACCCCGCCCCGGACACCCGACACGACCGTGCCCCTCGCGGCTCGCCGCCGCGGCACCGACGGGCGGTTCCTCCCCCGGGGGGAGCAGCCCGCCGAGGCGGGGACCACCAGCACCGAGAGCGCAGCCGAGCCGACCGCCACCGAGCCGACGGAGCCCGCCGTGACCACCCCTGCCCCAGCAGTTCCCGACAACAGCGAACTCCCCGAGGACCGCTTCCTCAACCGGGAGCTGTCCTGGCTCGACTTCAACGCCCGCGTGCTGGCCCTGGCCGAGGACCCCGAGACCCCGCTGCTGGAGCGGGCGAAGTTCCTGGCCATCTTCGCCAGCAACCTCGACGAGTTCTACATGGTGCGTGTCGCGGGTCTCAAGCGCCGGCTCAAGGCCGGTCTGCCGATGCGGGGTGGCGACCGCTCCTCGCTGCGCAACCAGCTCGAGATGATCACCGAACGGGCCGCGGATCTGGTCACCCGTCACGCCGCCTGCTTCGGCGAGGAGGTCCGGCCGAAGCTGTCCGCCGAGGGCATCGAGCTGGTCAGCTGGGCCGAGCTGGACGCACCCGAACGCGAGCGGCTGCGCTCGTTCTTCCGCGAGCAGGTCTTCCCGGTGCTGACCCCGCTCGCCGTCGACCCCGCGCACCCGTTCCCGTACATCTCGAGCCGGTCGCTCAACCTGGCTGTCGCTCTGCGCGACCCGGCCGGCAGCAGCACCGAACTGTTCGCCCGCATCAAGGTGCCCAACAACGTCCCGCGGTTCGTGACGGTGCAGAACGACAGCCGTGGCGCGCGGTTCCTGCCGGTCGAGGAGCTCATCGCGGCGCACCTGGACCAGCTCTTCTCCGGGATGCAGATCCTCGAGTGGCACCTGTTCCGGGTCACCCGCAACGCCGAGCTCGAGGTCGACGAGGACCGCGACGAGGACCTGCTGCAGGCCCTCGAACGCGAGCTCGCCCAGCGCAAGTTCGGCCCGCCGGTCCGCCTCGAGGTGGCCGCGTCGATCAGCGACCACGTCCTCGACCTGCTCTCCCGCGAGCTGGAGATGGACAGCCAGGACGTCCTGCGGGTGCCGGGCCTGCTGGACCTGTCGGCGCTCTGGCAGGTGTTCGGCGAGTGCGACCGCGACGACCTCAAGGACCGCCCGTTCGTGCCGGCGACCCACCCGCAGCTGGCCGACGGGGAGGTGCCGCGCAGCGTCTTCAACCGCCTGCGCGAGTGCGACATCCTCGTCCACCACCCGTACCACTCGTTCTCGACCAGCGTGCAGCGCTTCATCGAGCAGGCCGCCGCGGACCCGAACGTCCTGGCCATCAAGCAGACGCTCTACCGCACCAGCGGTGACTCGCCGATAGTCGATGCACTCGTCGACGCGGCCGCCGCCGGCAAGCAGGTCGTGGTGCTGGTCGAGGTGAAGGCCCGCTTCGACGAGGTGGCCAACATCGCCTGGGCCCGCACGCTGGAACGCGCCGGCTGCCACGTCGTCTACGGCTTGGTCGGTCTCAAGACCCACTGCAAGAC
Protein-coding regions in this window:
- a CDS encoding RNA degradosome polyphosphate kinase, coding for MTTPPRTPDTTVPLAARRRGTDGRFLPRGEQPAEAGTTSTESAAEPTATEPTEPAVTTPAPAVPDNSELPEDRFLNRELSWLDFNARVLALAEDPETPLLERAKFLAIFASNLDEFYMVRVAGLKRRLKAGLPMRGGDRSSLRNQLEMITERAADLVTRHAACFGEEVRPKLSAEGIELVSWAELDAPERERLRSFFREQVFPVLTPLAVDPAHPFPYISSRSLNLAVALRDPAGSSTELFARIKVPNNVPRFVTVQNDSRGARFLPVEELIAAHLDQLFSGMQILEWHLFRVTRNAELEVDEDRDEDLLQALERELAQRKFGPPVRLEVAASISDHVLDLLSRELEMDSQDVLRVPGLLDLSALWQVFGECDRDDLKDRPFVPATHPQLADGEVPRSVFNRLRECDILVHHPYHSFSTSVQRFIEQAAADPNVLAIKQTLYRTSGDSPIVDALVDAAAAGKQVVVLVEVKARFDEVANIAWARTLERAGCHVVYGLVGLKTHCKTSLVVRQEGNQIRRYCHIGTGNYHPKTARLYEDFGMLTADPEVGADVTDLFNVLTGYSRQTAFRRLLVAPHGVRAGLIERIEEQARIARAGGEALVQFKVNSLVDEETCDALYRASQDGVKVDLVIRGMCALRPGVPGLSDNIRVRSIVGRFLEHSRVFRFGVGDDAEYWIGSADLMHRNLDRRVEALVRVTLPSAQEDLRNVLDLSMRDESEGWDLSPDGTWHRRASTPSDPHVHLQEALLRRIIGKAV